In Syntrophales bacterium, the following are encoded in one genomic region:
- a CDS encoding acyl-CoA dehydrogenase family protein, with the protein MYFDETHEAFRASVRRFIDREINPHMDVWEEDGVPLHDLFGKMGELGFLGIRYDPRHGGQGLDYWYETVFIEELGHVHGWGVPTAIMVQTNMATPAIDMFGSESLKERYLAPAIAGKLVAAIAVTEPGAGSDVAALKTRAVRDGDSYVLNGSKTFITNGCQADFLTLLARTADGPGHHCYGLFVVPTDLPGFGVSKRLDKVGLRSSDTAELFFDNLRIPVQNLIGKEGEGFIYQMMQFQHERFTVLPMTYIACRDMIDMTVAYIRERIVFGKPLITKQVLRHRLVEWLAEIESLRHLTYHIVRMKLAGKDVTKEISMGKLLAGPLLNRVSSGCLQMFGGMGFMNETLISRHFRDTRVMSIAGGADEVMKDIIARQEGF; encoded by the coding sequence ATGTATTTCGACGAGACCCATGAGGCGTTCCGGGCGTCCGTCCGGAGATTCATAGACCGGGAGATCAATCCCCACATGGACGTCTGGGAAGAGGATGGCGTGCCGCTCCACGACCTGTTCGGGAAAATGGGGGAGCTGGGATTCCTGGGGATCCGCTACGATCCCCGCCACGGCGGGCAGGGCCTGGACTACTGGTACGAGACCGTGTTCATCGAGGAGCTCGGCCACGTCCACGGGTGGGGCGTTCCGACGGCGATCATGGTCCAGACGAACATGGCGACGCCGGCCATCGACATGTTCGGGAGCGAATCCCTGAAGGAGAGGTACCTGGCCCCGGCCATCGCCGGCAAGCTTGTGGCGGCCATCGCCGTCACGGAGCCCGGTGCGGGCTCCGACGTGGCTGCCCTGAAGACCCGGGCGGTCCGAGACGGCGACTCCTACGTCCTGAACGGGTCGAAGACGTTCATCACGAACGGATGCCAGGCCGACTTCCTGACCCTCCTCGCCCGGACCGCCGACGGGCCGGGGCACCACTGCTACGGCCTGTTCGTCGTTCCTACGGATCTGCCAGGCTTCGGTGTCAGCAAGCGCCTGGACAAGGTGGGCCTCCGGAGCAGCGACACGGCGGAGCTGTTCTTCGACAACCTCCGGATCCCGGTTCAGAACCTCATCGGGAAGGAAGGGGAGGGCTTCATCTACCAGATGATGCAGTTCCAGCACGAGCGCTTCACGGTTCTCCCCATGACGTACATTGCGTGCCGGGACATGATCGACATGACCGTCGCCTACATTCGGGAGAGGATCGTCTTCGGGAAGCCCCTGATCACCAAGCAGGTCCTCCGGCACCGCCTGGTGGAATGGCTGGCCGAGATCGAGAGCCTCCGCCACCTGACCTACCACATCGTCCGGATGAAACTGGCCGGGAAGGACGTTACAAAAGAGATCTCCATGGGAAAACTCCTGGCGGGTCCGCTTCTGAACAGGGTATCATCCGGCTGCCTGCAGATGTTCGGCGGGATGGGGTTCATGAACGAGACGCTGATTTCGCGCCATTTCCGGGATACCCGGGTCATGTCGATCGCCGGCGGGGCGGACGAGGTGATGAAGGACATCATCGCCCGCCAGGAGGGATTCTGA
- a CDS encoding acyl-CoA dehydrogenase family protein, with the protein MNVSFSEEEIQFRNDVDALVRRELPPDWDGRAFYWPAAYGAIAVFEEEHQAFCRAFLRKLGERGWLSLGWPGAYGGTGSWMKQAIADDVISYYRAPSSTIASVIGGPTIIFVGSEEMKREFLPPIARGEINFWLGYSEPNAGSDLASLKTTAIADGDDFIINGQKIWSSGAHVSDYAWLLARTDSSAGAYRGSTLFLVDNRLPGITIRPIENMVGFHSFNEVFFDDVRVPGRFVVGGVNRGFYNVMVALQFERLVVGIGAFRRTLDDLIGHMKEKYARKKKCASYVVARDALTSVAIEIEVLYGLYWQNVWMMDQGRVPELEASAMKLFSTELSRKLAGVAVDVLGLSAQLDRGSPYAPLHGRVPAGYLDAVSGPIGAGTSEIQRGIIATRGLGLPRA; encoded by the coding sequence ATGAATGTTTCGTTTTCCGAGGAGGAAATCCAGTTCCGCAATGATGTGGATGCCCTTGTCCGGCGGGAGCTCCCGCCGGACTGGGACGGGCGCGCCTTTTACTGGCCGGCGGCTTATGGCGCCATTGCGGTGTTCGAGGAGGAGCACCAGGCGTTCTGCCGCGCCTTTCTCCGCAAACTGGGGGAGCGGGGCTGGTTGAGCCTGGGGTGGCCCGGGGCCTACGGCGGCACGGGGTCGTGGATGAAGCAGGCCATCGCCGACGACGTCATCAGCTACTACCGGGCGCCCTCCAGCACCATCGCCTCCGTCATCGGCGGCCCCACGATCATCTTCGTCGGCTCGGAGGAGATGAAGCGGGAGTTCCTGCCTCCCATCGCCCGGGGGGAGATCAATTTCTGGCTGGGCTACAGCGAGCCCAACGCCGGATCGGACCTGGCCTCGCTGAAGACGACCGCCATCGCCGACGGGGACGATTTCATCATCAACGGCCAGAAGATCTGGAGCAGCGGCGCTCACGTCTCCGACTATGCGTGGCTCCTGGCCAGGACCGACTCCTCCGCAGGCGCGTACCGGGGATCGACGCTCTTCCTGGTGGACAACCGGCTGCCGGGCATCACCATCCGTCCCATCGAGAACATGGTCGGCTTTCATTCCTTCAACGAGGTCTTTTTCGACGATGTCCGCGTGCCGGGGCGCTTCGTGGTCGGCGGGGTCAACCGGGGGTTCTACAACGTCATGGTGGCCCTCCAGTTCGAGCGGCTCGTCGTGGGGATCGGCGCCTTCCGGCGGACGCTCGACGACCTGATCGGTCATATGAAGGAGAAGTATGCCCGGAAAAAGAAATGCGCATCGTATGTTGTGGCCAGAGACGCCCTGACGTCCGTGGCGATCGAAATCGAGGTCCTGTACGGCCTCTACTGGCAGAACGTCTGGATGATGGACCAGGGACGGGTGCCGGAGCTGGAGGCCTCGGCCATGAAGCTCTTCAGCACGGAGCTGAGCCGGAAGCTGGCCGGTGTAGCCGTGGACGTTCTCGGCCTGTCCGCGCAGCTGGACAGGGGCTCCCCGTATGCCCCCCTGCATGGCCGCGTCCCGGCGGGCTACCTGGATGCCGTGTCGGGACCCATCGGTGCGGGGACCTCGGAGATCCAGCGCGGCATCATCGCCACCCGCGGACTGGGGCTGCCCAGGGCCTGA
- a CDS encoding enoyl-CoA hydratase/isomerase family protein has protein sequence MTEKTVLMSRQGDICTITINRPSVRNAWTREFAGELAEAFRLAGKEKSNRVIVLEGAGRDFSSGADIALFKAEYPPPVWLDGMRDLKELILVMRRIPQPVIAKVRGVAIGGGINLALAADFVVAAETARFCENFSNIGIVVDAGGNYFLPRLVGLVKARELAMLGDVIDGKTAAAMGLIHKAVPDGELDAAVAALAARLAGKSPEAMALIKEALDTSFEMSLPLTLEWEAAHQAVMTQTETLKTAARLFLQSRGKG, from the coding sequence ATGACGGAGAAGACGGTTCTCATGAGCAGGCAGGGGGACATCTGCACCATCACGATCAACAGGCCCTCGGTCAGGAACGCCTGGACCCGCGAATTTGCGGGGGAGTTGGCGGAGGCCTTCCGGCTGGCCGGGAAGGAGAAGAGCAACCGGGTGATTGTCCTGGAGGGGGCGGGACGGGACTTCTCCTCCGGGGCGGACATCGCCCTCTTCAAGGCGGAGTATCCCCCCCCGGTCTGGCTGGACGGGATGAGGGACTTGAAGGAGCTGATCCTGGTCATGCGGCGGATCCCGCAGCCGGTGATCGCCAAGGTCCGGGGGGTGGCCATCGGCGGCGGCATCAACCTGGCCCTGGCGGCGGATTTCGTCGTAGCCGCCGAGACGGCCCGGTTCTGTGAGAACTTCTCGAACATCGGGATCGTCGTCGACGCGGGAGGGAACTATTTTCTGCCGCGCCTCGTGGGGCTCGTCAAGGCCCGGGAGCTGGCCATGCTCGGAGACGTCATCGACGGGAAAACGGCCGCCGCCATGGGCCTGATCCACAAGGCCGTTCCCGACGGGGAGCTCGACGCCGCCGTGGCGGCCCTGGCGGCCCGGCTGGCGGGGAAATCGCCGGAAGCCATGGCCCTGATCAAGGAGGCCCTGGACACGAGTTTCGAGATGTCGCTGCCGTTGACCCTGGAGTGGGAGGCGGCTCACCAGGCCGTCATGACGCAGACGGAGACGCTGAAGACGGCGGCCAGGCTGTTTCTTCAGTCCCGCGGGAAGGGATGA